Proteins encoded together in one Porites lutea chromosome 2, jaPorLute2.1, whole genome shotgun sequence window:
- the LOC140927431 gene encoding uncharacterized protein: MHQQNPAPPTRIVIHPTYRQSGQCGGPECCKKCALIFFTIMFLLVGFILTMVGNLAKPFWGPEDDWCDFCKEDRLETERNLKNCRIVGPVFLAIGVALLIATIVYSRIQRKNNAGQVISGPNTGQIGSTTQGGSGNVTTTTQYPSPYGFQQPAYGQTPMYPPGSYPPPVPPAGYSTYPTGPAYPSSTQYPFNSPYNVQAPYPTEMPPPPSYESTVGQSDTAPSAPPAEKVEA, encoded by the coding sequence ATGCATCAACAGAATCCTGCTCCTCCGACACGAATTGTTATTCACCCCACATACAGACAGTCAGGACAATGTGGTGGCCCCGAATGCTGCAAGAAATGTGCTCTGATTTTCTTCACGATTATGTTTTTGCTCGTTGGTTTTATCTTGACTATGGTTGGAAATTTGGCGAAACCTTTCTGGGGCCCTGAAGATGACTGGTGTGACTTCTGTAAAGAAGACAGGCTTGAGACGGAGCGAAATCTAAAGAATTGTCGAATCGTTGGGCCAGTTTTCTTGGCGATCGGCGTTGCATTGTTGATTGCTACCATAGTGTATTCTCGCATCCAGAGAAAGAACAATGCCGGACAAGTTATAAGCGGACCGAATACTGGTCAGATAGGTTCAACAACTCAAGGAGGATCGGGCAATGTGACGACCACCACTCAATATCCTAGCCCCTATGGCTTTCAACAGCCGGCGTACGGGCAAACACCCATGTATCCACCGGGATCATATCCGCCACCGGTACCGCCCGCTGGATATTCGACTTATCCGACAGGACCAGCTTATCCTTCATCGACTCAGTACCCTTTTAATTCTCCCTATAATGTTCAAGCACCATACCCAACAGAGATGCCTCCACCCCCATCATATGAAAGTACCGTTGGCCAAAGTGACACTGCTCCAAGTGCCCCTCCTGCAGAGAAAGTGGAAGCATAG